Genomic segment of Microbacterium hydrocarbonoxydans:
TCCGGTCACGGCCAGCAGCAGCACGATGAAGGCGGCTGTGATGATGAGTCCGCGTCGCCTGCGCCTTCTGCGCCGTGCGGGATCGATCCGATCGCCGTCGAACTCCGGCTCGCCGGCCATGAGGTCCGCGAACTCGGACAGCTCGTCCACCGGCCGATCGGATGCCGTCATCGAGAGCCCCTCATCGCGCCACCTGTCGCTCGCAATCCGCCGAAAAGACCATCCTCCCGTACGCCCTCGACCTCCGGTATCGGCCGTTCGGGGGACAAACGGGACCGACATGACGGGAATACCCGGGCTGGGTATACACTTGAATCAGATACCCCCCAGGGGTACTCGAGAACACGAGAAGGAGACATCATGACCACGAACGAATTCCAGGTGACGGGGATGACCTGCGGGCACTGCGAGATGTCGGTCCGCGAAGAAGTGGCCGAGGTGCCCGGTGTCGAAGACATCACGGTGAGCGCCCAGACCGGCACGCTCGTCGTCACCGGCTCGGACTCGCTCGACGAGGCGCAGATCCTGGCCGCCGTGGCAGAGGCAGGGTACTCGGCGGTGCGGACGGCATGAACGCCGGCGCACGACTCGCCGTCTACGGCATAGGGCTGGTCGTCGCCTTCGGCGCGGCCTTCGGCCTCGGGAAGGTGATCGTGCCGGCGAGCGCCGTCAGTGAATGGACGAAAGGTGCGGAGATGAACGAACACGATGGGCATGGAGCGGCCGCAACCGCTCCCGCCGAATCGACAGACGGGGCGGTGACCGCCCTGAAGGGCCTCTCGCTCAGCAGCGACGGGTACGTGCTGTCGCCGGTCGCGGCTCCCTCGGAAGTGGGCGAGACCGGAGAGCTGAGCTTCCGGATCACGGATGCCGCGGGCGCCGCTGTCACCGAGTACGAGACCGCGCACGACAAGGAACTGCACCTCATCGTGGTGCGTTCGGACGGAAGCCGGTTCCGCCACGTCCACCCGACGATGGACGAGGCCACCGGCACGTGGTCTCTGCCGTGGGAATGGACCGAGGCTGGCACATACCGCGTCTTCGCCGACTTCACCTCGGCAGGGGCTCATGCGGCCTCGCTCACCCTCTCGCGCACCGTTCAGGTGGCAGGCGATCAAGCTCCTGTGGTTCCCGAGCCGAGTCGGGTCGCGCAGGTCGACGGATTCACGGTCTCCCTGGAGGGCGACCTCGAGGCAGGATCGGCGAGCGATCTCGTGCTGACCGTCGCGCGTGACGGTCAGCCGGTCACGACGCTGGAACCGTACCTGGGCGCGTTCGGTCATCTGGTCGCCCTGCGAGACGGCGACCTCGCATACCTGCACGTGCACGCCGACGGCGAAGAGCCCGACGCGGGCGAGACGTCCGGTCCGCGGATCGCGTTCGCGGCCGAGGCCCCGACTGCGGGTCGCTATCTGCTGTACCTCGACTTCCAGGTGGACGGCCGGGTGCACACCGCCGAGTTCGTCCTCGACGCCGAGAGGAGCTGAGGCACATGAGCACATCAGCACCCATGAACGTGGGTTCGGGCGTCGAGCTCGAGATCGGCGGGATGACCTGCGCCTCCTGCGCGATGCGCATCGAGAAGAAGCTGAACAAGCTCGAGGGCGTCGCGGCCACGGTCAATTACGCGACCGAGAAGGCGAAGGTCACGGTCCCCGACGGATACGACCCTGCGCTGCTGATCGCCGAGGTCGAGAAGACGGGGTACTCCGCGGTGCTGCCCGCGCCCAAGGGCGGGAAGAAGGATTCCGAGGCGGCCGGCGAGTCCGGCGACGCGGATCCTGAGCTGATATCGCTGCGCAACAGGCTGATCGGCGCGATCGTGCTCACCGTTCCGGTCATCGCGATGGCGATGATCCCCGCTCTGCAGTTCACCTACTGGCAGTGGGCCTCCCTGGCGCTGGCCGCTCCGGTCATCCTCTGGGCTGCCTGGCCTTTCCACCGTGCGGCGTGGATGAATCTCAGGCACGGCACGGCCACGATGGACACGCTCATCTCGATGGGCACCTCGGCGGCATTCCTGTGGTCGCTCTATGCGCTCTTCTTCGGAACAGCGGGCACGCCCGGAATGACGCACCCGTTCGAGTTCGCGTTGGCGCCCTCTGACGGGGCAGCGAACATCTATCTCGAGGTGGGTGCCGGGGTGACGATGTTCATCCTGGCCGGTCGGTACTTCGAGAAGCGCTCGAAGAAGCAGGCCGGTGCGGCCCTGCGGGCCCTCCTCGAGCTCGGCGCGAAAGAGGTCGCCGTGCTGCGCGGCGGGGTCGAGACGAAGATCCCCGTCGAGGATCTGCAGGTGGGTGACGAGTTCGTCGTGCGTCCCGGCGAGAAGATCGCCACCGACGGCGTCGTGGTCTCGGGCACATCAGCCGTCGACGCGTCGATGCTCACCGGCGAAGCGGTGCCGGTCGAGGTCGCCGAAGGAGACGCCGTCACCGGTGCCACGACGAACGTCGGGGGACGGCTCGTCATTCGCGCGAGCAGGATCGGCTCTGACACGCAGCTGGCGCAGATGGCTCAGCTGGTCGAGGACGCGCAGACCGGGAAGGCGGAGGTGCAGCGACTCGCTGACAGGATCTCGGGGGTGTTCGTACCCATCGTGATCGCGATCGCCTTCGTCACGCTCGGCGGGTGGCTCGGAGCTGGATTCCCGGTGACGGCGGCCTTCACGGCGGCGGTGGCCGTGCTGGTGATCGCGT
This window contains:
- a CDS encoding heavy metal-associated domain-containing protein produces the protein MTTNEFQVTGMTCGHCEMSVREEVAEVPGVEDITVSAQTGTLVVTGSDSLDEAQILAAVAEAGYSAVRTA
- a CDS encoding heavy-metal-associated domain-containing protein, with the translated sequence MNAGARLAVYGIGLVVAFGAAFGLGKVIVPASAVSEWTKGAEMNEHDGHGAAATAPAESTDGAVTALKGLSLSSDGYVLSPVAAPSEVGETGELSFRITDAAGAAVTEYETAHDKELHLIVVRSDGSRFRHVHPTMDEATGTWSLPWEWTEAGTYRVFADFTSAGAHAASLTLSRTVQVAGDQAPVVPEPSRVAQVDGFTVSLEGDLEAGSASDLVLTVARDGQPVTTLEPYLGAFGHLVALRDGDLAYLHVHADGEEPDAGETSGPRIAFAAEAPTAGRYLLYLDFQVDGRVHTAEFVLDAERS
- a CDS encoding heavy metal translocating P-type ATPase, whose protein sequence is MSTSAPMNVGSGVELEIGGMTCASCAMRIEKKLNKLEGVAATVNYATEKAKVTVPDGYDPALLIAEVEKTGYSAVLPAPKGGKKDSEAAGESGDADPELISLRNRLIGAIVLTVPVIAMAMIPALQFTYWQWASLALAAPVILWAAWPFHRAAWMNLRHGTATMDTLISMGTSAAFLWSLYALFFGTAGTPGMTHPFEFALAPSDGAANIYLEVGAGVTMFILAGRYFEKRSKKQAGAALRALLELGAKEVAVLRGGVETKIPVEDLQVGDEFVVRPGEKIATDGVVVSGTSAVDASMLTGEAVPVEVAEGDAVTGATTNVGGRLVIRASRIGSDTQLAQMAQLVEDAQTGKAEVQRLADRISGVFVPIVIAIAFVTLGGWLGAGFPVTAAFTAAVAVLVIACPCALGLATPTALLVGTGRGAQMGVLIKGPEVLESTRRIDTVVLDKTGTVTTGRMTLVGVFTEDRTDRAELLRLAGALEDASEHPIAQAIAKGATQEVGALPTPEDFANIEGKGVQGIVDGHAVLVGRDSLLAEWSQKLSRELAATKARAEGEGKTVVVVGWDGQARGILVVADTVKPSSAEAIAQFKSIGLTPILLTGDNEAVARRIAAEVGIDEVIAEVLPKDKVDVVSRLQREGKTVAMIGDGVNDAPALAQADLGLAMGTGVDVAIEASDITLVRGDLRSAVDAIRLSRKTLGTIKTNLFWAFAYNVAAIPVAALGMLNPMLAGAAMALSSVFVVGNSLRLRGFRSITTR